The following DNA comes from Caretta caretta isolate rCarCar2 chromosome 10, rCarCar1.hap1, whole genome shotgun sequence.
tcgtccactgtaacccctaggtccttttctgaagaactgctgcctagccattcggtccctagtctgtagcagtgcatgggattcttccatcctaaatgcaggactctgcacttgtccttctttcaaccagttgtgcacccaccttatagtaatttcatctagaccatatttccctagtatGCTTCTGAGAATGTCagtgggactgtgtcagaagccgtataaaaataaaaatatcatatctactgcttgtctacccaggctgggaggctcgctcccagctgcaatgtagacatactctgaggtGTCTCTAGTTGGATCACCCTGCGCCCCAAAAAAATCAATCCCCaaagtcactagtcacttctggAAGCATTGGCCTTGGTACCTTGTATTTATAGAACACAAAATAGTGCCTCTCATCCCAGACACCGagaccaacattttcagaagcagtCACCGATTTCATTTGCTCACCCTGAGACACTTCAGGCCCAATTTCCAGAAGCATGCAAGACCCATAGCTCCTATTGAAACTAACAGAAACAGTGGGTTCGCAGTGCTTCTAAAGATCAGTAGCCACTTTAcatagtcacatgactccaggagttgggggtttaagaaaaaacaccattGAGAGAGTTCTGATCAAAATGGAAGAAGTAGCAGTGAACAGGTGCTCAACATATCTGAAAAGTGGGTCTTAACTTTTATCATGCATAGGCTATACAAAATATTACAGAGTCCTTCAGCCTGGTAATTGGGTGCATTCCATTTACAATTATGGGTAGCTTCGGACATCTTGATTAGCAGCTGAAGCAGTATAAACCCTCTCCTCACGAGGCAGACTTCAAAGATCTCCATTAACAAATCTCAAGACAGTAAACAGTAGTAGTGGCAGTGGGTGAAACACCTTTTCCCCAGGGCTATTGCCTCTGAAATTTGGCACAGATGGCAAGAACTTGTGCATAAATGGTACTTTATTTTGTTAGGCTCATTTCACTCCCAAATCTTTGCTATAATACTTACCATAAACTGGGCCTGCTATGTAAGATGAGGACTGAGGCAGACAACATGATGAGAGAGGATTGCAAATAAAGATCTTTATTGCATCTTAGGACCAAGTCTTTCAACACTTTCCATGCATTGAATCCATTATAAGTATCTACATCCTTGGGGCTGTCACCAAAAAAATACCGACAGTTGTATGACACCGAATCTAGGCTAGTTGCAAATGCAATTCACATTCCATAAACGTGTAACCACTGATTATTTTCCTATTGGAATATTCAAGCAGTTACTCCATAAAGGCCCCTTAAACCGTGGTACATCAAATCTAAGTACTGACTTTCGTTCTCTTTTACTATCCTTCACCTCCCATAGAGCAGGTCTTTAGATTACTGAAATGGAACTAGGGCAAAGTGGTGTTGGAGTacaatagaaaaatatattttccactgGCTTTAGTTTTAACTTCTGAGCTCAAGATATGATCTGCTTCAACAGCAATTTCCATCAGTGTTCTACATCTCGATGCAGAAGAGTTCCCCCTCCTGTTGTTCACTTTAAGGCACTTTATTTGTATGTTTATTTACCCTTTCCTAGGTGATAACTCAGAGGGGTCATATTGTTTCTACTCAATATTTTCTCTCCCCAGTTCATCTTAGAGCATCAAAACAATTCCCAAGATTATTTCAGTCACTcagtaaaattttaaaaggaatttggaataaaaaatactttcaaaagaaaTCTTTGGAGATCACAGTTTACTGTAAGTAAGATGTACACTACCTTAAGAGTGAGAAAAAGCAATACATTCCTAatagatatataaataaatgacTAACAGATATTCAAGAAAAGGGCAAGAACCTAAAACAATGgatattaaataaattaaaggtCTATCAGATACAGAAAACCAAAAGAAACTAGTAATCAAAGAATGTAACGATTGTTCCCATCAACATCTTGTAACTGATTGTACAAAATGAATGCAATCAGATTCAAGTTTCTAATGTTCTCATTAGGGATTTCAGATTTTTAGTTTTGTACCTTGTTTTGCAGTGAGAAATTCTCATTTCTCCCTCCCACACATTACAATTTTGCATTTCACCATCATGCAGTCTCTGTTCTAGACAGGAGAACAATTTAGAATACACAGAATCCACCATGGAATTTTTAATGTTAGATCCACATATGGACCAAATGTCAGACAAAACTTACATATGGACTAAACTGATACAAGGTTGTGCTTCTTTTCCACACACTCCTTCAAAAAGTTGCTCGGCCACAATAAGTAAAAGTACATTTTTGGTTGAAGTAATCAACCAATTGAAATACTCCTGAAATTAATAACCCAACTATTGCCACACTGTTTTGCATTGTTCTAACACAATTTGAACGTTATGGCTATTTAAAAAGAGTAGAATCTGCGTAATGTAACAGTCACAACACAACAGTTAGGTACAGTATTTTACCATTTTGCTTGAACGTTCAGGTTCCAATTTATAGAATCCTAGCAAAGACGACATCaatgaaaaaaaggttaaaaaaaaaaaaagaggtcctTTGTTCACGTGGAAACCTTATTTCAAGTCACCAGAATTATGCAGATCTGCCAGATAATACTCAGCCAAAATTTTTGTTCAAAGGCAAATATCAAATCACAGTTTTGTTCAAAAAAGCTCATTCTCAAAAGAGTTCTTGGTAGGAAAACACGATTTCTAAAATATATCCTTGTGTGGTCTTTAAAAATGAACTATCAAAACATTTCCCAAAAATAAATTAGATAATTAAAAAAAGTCTTCTCCAGCACAGCTGGACATTAGGCTGTCCTCACTGAGCCGTTAGTATTGCTGCTTTTCCCAAAGCTCGGGTCATTTTTTTCAAGCCACAGTTCAGCCAACTGTTGTGTGGACCCATAAGTTGAAGCTTTGGACCCCAAGcacattttatattgttttggatCCAGATTGGGGTCACAAAAGACTGGATGATGTACGTGAACAACTCCGATTTCTTGGCTCCGGAAAGTCTTTAAGCCAGCTTGAATGACTTTGTTAAATAGGTCCACATCCTCAAGGCCCCAACCTTGGATAGAGACATCAAAGCCACCTGCTCTAAGGAGATCACCTTTGTAAATACAGGTAATGCCAAAGCCATAGTTCCTCCAGAAACCTGTTTTCTGGGTGAAGGCAAAATGATTGTCACTGGGAACTTTTCCTCTATAAACTATCTTTGGATCATACTGACTAAAGATGACTGGAAAGTATATTTGTTGGCCCAAAACTGTATTGGCTCTACATCGCTGGAGAAACTCTGTGGTAAACACTAGGTCAACATCACAGAAGAAGAGCAAAGACTCATTTTTAAACTGAGAAGATCCAACTTCAAGAGCCAGAGCCCTTGAGAATTCCCCAGACACTGGCAAGATCTGCATATCAGCCTTGGGGTACTTAATACGGTAATCTCTCATCAATTCAACTTGCTTTGCCTTATCAGGGTTTGAGTCAGAATTGAAAAGCAGGACGACTAGCTTGACGTTCTGACTGGGAATGAGACAAGTTTTCTCAAAATTCCCCATGAACCTAGCAAACATATCAAACCGTCCAGACAGAGGAATCAAGATGTTGATCTTCTTGTCTTTGGGCTCCTTCCGCTCTGCTTTTGATCCAGTGAGCTGGAATGGAACAAACATCTTCAGTGAATTGGACAGGAAAGACAAGGATCCAGAATCTTGGTTAATTTTGCTGGCCAGCTCCTTGGCATCTATCTCTTCATGCTCCATAAACTGGATCTTGCTGAATGTCTGCTGTAAGTAGGCATGCCTTCTGACAGGCACGGTCATCTTCTTTCCCTTGTGTTTTTTGTATAGAAGCAGTAAGTCAAGAACATACTCTGCTCCATACATAGGATTAACTCTGCGATAGCCATATTGTATCTCCTTGAAATCAATGATCCGCCCTCTGGTCTTAGCATTTGCATTGATCATTTCCATGACCTGCATAACAATGTCATCCAATGCTTCACGCTGCGATGAGTCCATCCCTCTCCGAGGGGGCTGTCCATCAGCTGCAGAATAGAGATATTTTCCCGTAAGGAACTCCCATTCCAAGACCTCCTCACGCAGGCGTGGCTGGAACCTCATAAAAGAAGGTGGTATCCCCAGCTGAAGGTCATCTTTGTGTATTTCTGCATTGCTGTATTTGCTCATCAGGACAATTTCTCTGTGCAACTGTATAGTCCGGTAACGCAGTTCTGCGATTTTGCGACTCAGCATGTAACTATGAAGTCTATACTGGTATGGTGGGTTCTTGTTGGGATGCAGTGTTATAGCTCGGTGTATCTTGCTATTTCTAAGGTCTTTGATGTAGCCTTTTTTGTTCTGCTCATAATTTTCATAAAACAGCTGCTGCAtctaaaaagagaaatattaagTTATTATTTTT
Coding sequences within:
- the CHSY1 gene encoding chondroitin sulfate synthase 1; the encoded protein is MAGRSRRSWLSVLLGLILGFILASRLILPRAAELKKAGHRRKASPEGCRLQQGGGLLRRDSRGTLLWPQDPAERQDDIPPASNFLFVGVMTAQKYLQSRAVAAYRTWSKTIPGKVEFFSSEGSDTSVPIPIVPLQGVDDSYPPQKKSFMMLKYMHDNYLDNYEWFMRADDDVYIKGDRLESFLRSLNSSEPLFLGQTGLGTTEEMGKLALEPGENFCMGGPGVIMSREVLRRMVPHIGECLQEMYTTHEDVEVGRCVRRFAGVQCVWSYEMQQLFYENYEQNKKGYIKDLRNSKIHRAITLHPNKNPPYQYRLHSYMLSRKIAELRYRTIQLHREIVLMSKYSNAEIHKDDLQLGIPPSFMRFQPRLREEVLEWEFLTGKYLYSAADGQPPRRGMDSSQREALDDIVMQVMEMINANAKTRGRIIDFKEIQYGYRRVNPMYGAEYVLDLLLLYKKHKGKKMTVPVRRHAYLQQTFSKIQFMEHEEIDAKELASKINQDSGSLSFLSNSLKMFVPFQLTGSKAERKEPKDKKINILIPLSGRFDMFARFMGNFEKTCLIPSQNVKLVVLLFNSDSNPDKAKQVELMRDYRIKYPKADMQILPVSGEFSRALALEVGSSQFKNESLLFFCDVDLVFTTEFLQRCRANTVLGQQIYFPVIFSQYDPKIVYRGKVPSDNHFAFTQKTGFWRNYGFGITCIYKGDLLRAGGFDVSIQGWGLEDVDLFNKVIQAGLKTFRSQEIGVVHVHHPVFCDPNLDPKQYKMCLGSKASTYGSTQQLAELWLEKNDPSFGKSSNTNGSVRTA